The Sagittula stellata E-37 sequence AGAACTCCGGCAAGACAGGGCTGGTGGAACGGCTGGTGGCCGAGATTACGGGCCGGGGATACTCGGTCAGCACGATCAAGCACGCCCACCATGCGTTCGACGTGGATCATCCGGGCCGCGATTCCTATCGCCATCGTGAGGCGGGCGCTTCGGAGGTCATCCTTGCGTCGCGCAAGCGTGTGGCGCAAATGACGGAACTGCGCGGCGCACCCGAGCCGGAACTCGACGAGTTGCTGATGCGGCTGCGGCCGGTCGATCTTGTCCTGGTCGAAGGCTATAAACGCGCGCGGCACCCAAAGCTGGAATGCCACCGGGTCGAGACGGGCAAGGGTCTGATCGCGCCGGAAGACGACAGCATCCGGGGCGTGGCGTCCGACACCTCCATGTCGTTGCACGTTCCAGTCTTCAACCTGGATGACTCGGGCGGCATCGCGGACTTCATTCTGCGCGAAGTGGCGTTGGACTGACCGGTCAGCGCAGGGTGCAGGCGGCGACCCACCATGCCGGGTGCGCCTTCTGCAAGTCCGTCGCTGCGGCTTTTGCCGTTTTCAGATCGTCGAACAAGGCAAAGCAGGTGGCACCGGAGCCGGACATGCGTGCTAGCCGTGCACCGGTTTGCCCACCAAGCGCCGTCAGAACGTCACCGATCACCGGTTGCAGCGCGATGGCGGGCGCCTGCAGATCGTTGCGTTGCGCCGAGAGCCAAACCAGCGCAGCGGCAGGGCCGCCGCCCTCCGGCATCTCGGACATCGGCGCATTTTCCTTGCAGGACAAAGCCTTGAACACGGACGGGGTAGAGACTTCGACGCCCGGATTGACGAGCACCGCATGCAGCGGGGCCATGAACAGCGGCAGGACGTGATCTCCGATGCCGCTCATTCGTGCGGCGTGGCCAACCATGCAGACTGGCACGTCCGCGCCCAGCGTGAGGGGATCGACCGGGGAAGGGCGCCCGTACAGCGCCTCCATCGCCCGCAGCACCGCCGCCGCGTCCGACGACCCGCCACCGATGCCTGCCGCGGCTGGAAGATGCTTGTCGAGGGTGATCGCGACAGGGCAACCGAACGCCTCTGCCGCTTTCCAGCACAGGTTCCGCCTGTCGGCAGGGACCCCTGCCGCGCGCGATCCGGTGATCTCAAGCGATACTTCGGGCGCGTCCCGCAGGCGCACCGTGTCGCCCACGTCCGCAAACATCACGAGACTGTCGAGCAGGTGGTAGCCGTCGTCACGCTGTCCCGTCACGTGCAGCGCAAGATTGATCTTCGCCGGAGCGAAGGCTTCTGTCTGGCGTCCGG is a genomic window containing:
- the mobB gene encoding molybdopterin-guanine dinucleotide biosynthesis protein B, with amino-acid sequence MKHYGITGWKNSGKTGLVERLVAEITGRGYSVSTIKHAHHAFDVDHPGRDSYRHREAGASEVILASRKRVAQMTELRGAPEPELDELLMRLRPVDLVLVEGYKRARHPKLECHRVETGKGLIAPEDDSIRGVASDTSMSLHVPVFNLDDSGGIADFILREVALD
- a CDS encoding 4-(cytidine 5'-diphospho)-2-C-methyl-D-erythritol kinase is translated as MTGRQTEAFAPAKINLALHVTGQRDDGYHLLDSLVMFADVGDTVRLRDAPEVSLEITGSRAAGVPADRRNLCWKAAEAFGCPVAITLDKHLPAAAGIGGGSSDAAAVLRAMEALYGRPSPVDPLTLGADVPVCMVGHAARMSGIGDHVLPLFMAPLHAVLVNPGVEVSTPSVFKALSCKENAPMSEMPEGGGPAAALVWLSAQRNDLQAPAIALQPVIGDVLTALGGQTGARLARMSGSGATCFALFDDLKTAKAAATDLQKAHPAWWVAACTLR